One stretch of Chryseobacterium fluminis DNA includes these proteins:
- a CDS encoding OmpA family protein — protein sequence MKNLKLGISALALTVASTVFAQTTNNPWMIGVGAHAENHVAARNSFSNTFSAKNLTKSMFNMNNFSITPPLSKLTVARNVAKGFVVDWQTTVGNVENKRFNMGKEFFLMTGLGLQVKAAGILWNEESWFDPYLRVGANYLRHDYTSLTFPRDSYDNGNVIENVPNGEEGNENGKANYFTVSTGAGVNFWLTKNFGLGVQGDYVSTPGDKSTIANFWQASASLNFRFGNRDRDKDGILDKDDLCPDTPGLPEFQGCPDTDGDGVPDKDDQCPDVAGPVENNGCPWPDTDGDGIIDKDDACPTVAGPAENNGCPWPDTDGDGILDKDDACPTVPGVPEYNGCPPPRKPDVEVVNKTLKDILFDFNKATIKAESNGKLDTAAQIIKEAEETNFLVVGMTDAKGSAAYNLNLSRQRAAAVVGALEARGINPNTLKSIGIGSQEATVPAKASDAERQVDRKVIVRAISGSEWETYKKNDMTVAKPAAKKAVKKKAPAKKRK from the coding sequence ATGAAAAATCTAAAATTAGGAATTTCAGCATTGGCGCTTACTGTTGCCTCTACTGTTTTCGCACAGACTACCAACAATCCGTGGATGATCGGAGTTGGTGCTCATGCCGAAAACCATGTAGCAGCCCGTAATAGCTTCAGTAATACGTTCTCTGCTAAAAATTTAACGAAGAGCATGTTCAATATGAACAATTTCTCTATTACACCTCCATTATCTAAGTTAACCGTTGCAAGAAACGTTGCTAAAGGTTTCGTTGTTGACTGGCAGACTACAGTAGGAAATGTTGAAAACAAAAGATTCAACATGGGTAAAGAGTTCTTCTTAATGACAGGTCTTGGTTTACAAGTTAAAGCAGCTGGTATTTTATGGAATGAAGAATCTTGGTTCGATCCATACTTGAGAGTTGGTGCAAACTACTTGAGACATGACTATACTTCACTTACTTTCCCTAGAGACAGTTACGATAATGGAAACGTTATTGAAAATGTTCCGAATGGAGAAGAAGGTAATGAAAATGGTAAAGCCAATTACTTTACAGTGTCTACCGGTGCTGGTGTAAACTTCTGGTTAACTAAAAACTTCGGTTTAGGAGTACAGGGAGATTACGTATCTACGCCGGGTGATAAATCTACAATCGCTAACTTCTGGCAAGCTTCTGCTTCATTGAACTTCAGATTCGGAAACAGAGACAGAGATAAGGATGGTATTTTAGATAAAGACGATTTATGTCCTGATACACCAGGTTTACCAGAATTCCAGGGATGTCCTGATACAGATGGTGATGGAGTTCCAGATAAAGACGATCAATGTCCAGACGTAGCTGGTCCGGTTGAAAACAACGGTTGTCCTTGGCCAGATACAGATGGTGACGGTATTATCGACAAAGATGATGCTTGTCCTACAGTAGCAGGTCCTGCTGAAAACAACGGTTGTCCTTGGCCTGATACAGACGGTGATGGTATCTTAGATAAAGATGATGCTTGTCCTACAGTTCCAGGTGTACCTGAGTACAACGGATGTCCTCCTCCAAGAAAACCAGACGTAGAAGTTGTTAACAAAACATTAAAAGATATCTTATTTGATTTCAACAAAGCTACAATCAAAGCGGAATCAAACGGTAAACTAGATACTGCTGCTCAAATTATTAAAGAAGCAGAAGAAACTAACTTCTTAGTAGTAGGTATGACCGATGCTAAAGGTTCTGCTGCTTATAACTTGAACTTATCAAGACAAAGAGCTGCTGCTGTAGTAGGTGCTTTAGAAGCTAGAGGTATCAACCCTAACACGCTTAAGTCTATCGGTATCGGTTCTCAGGAAGCAACTGTTCCTGCAAAAGCTTCTGATGCTGAAAGACAAGTTGACAGAAAAGTTATCGTAAGAGCAATCTCAGGTTCTGAGTGGGAAACTTACAAGAAAAATGACATGACTGTAGCTAAGCCTGCTGCTAAAAAAGCAGTTAAGAAAAAAGCTCCGGCTAAAAAAAGAAAATAA
- the recJ gene encoding single-stranded-DNA-specific exonuclease RecJ, giving the protein MSQKWIYKPEPDEEIVDRLSSSLGFGTFESKLLVLRGIDNYQKAREFFKPNLTDIHNPFLMADMQKAVERIATAIENGEKILVYGDYDVDGTTAVALMYLYLSKIVEKKYLDYYIPDRNSEGYGISTEGIDFAKENGFSLIIALDCGIKALDMISYAQSLAIDFIICDHHLPGDEIPNAVAVLDPKRRDCRYPFKELSGCGVGFKLCQGLNTIYKLPEAELFELTDLLAISIAADIVSMTGENRVLAKMGLKILRKTRNLGLRLLIPEDKLSHFEISNIVFEIAPKINAAGRISHGKAAVELMVSDNLKHAHQIVNDIMNLNDERRELDMNSTLSALNQIIESQQETKYSTIVYHPEWNKGVIGIVASRLIETYYKPTLVFTDGNNGEMVASARSVSDFDVHEALDLCSEYFLKFGGHHAAAGLSMEKDKFEAFKEKFERIVSEKLKEHQKEPSITIDSEIQADDINREFINFHRKLAPFGPHNMKPILALTNQKLSGYIKTMGKDNNHLKFYIRQEATGRNIECVGFKLGQFAEDFKNKNFDLVFTLEENHWKGNVTHYLNIKDVKFRD; this is encoded by the coding sequence ATGAGTCAAAAATGGATTTACAAGCCTGAACCCGATGAGGAAATTGTAGACAGATTAAGTTCGTCTCTTGGTTTTGGAACTTTCGAATCTAAACTCCTCGTTCTGAGAGGAATTGACAATTATCAAAAGGCGAGAGAGTTTTTCAAACCCAATCTTACAGATATACACAATCCATTTTTAATGGCCGACATGCAAAAAGCCGTAGAGCGTATTGCGACCGCCATAGAAAATGGAGAAAAAATACTGGTATACGGAGATTACGATGTAGACGGAACTACAGCTGTAGCTTTGATGTACTTATACCTCAGCAAAATTGTTGAGAAAAAATACCTGGATTATTATATTCCGGACAGAAATTCCGAAGGATATGGAATTTCAACAGAAGGAATTGACTTTGCTAAAGAAAACGGCTTTTCACTGATCATCGCTCTGGATTGCGGGATCAAAGCATTGGATATGATCAGTTATGCCCAGAGCCTGGCCATTGATTTTATCATCTGTGACCACCATTTACCCGGAGATGAGATTCCCAATGCCGTGGCTGTTCTAGATCCCAAGAGAAGGGACTGCAGATATCCGTTTAAGGAGCTTTCCGGATGCGGGGTGGGATTCAAACTTTGCCAGGGTCTAAATACAATCTACAAACTTCCGGAAGCGGAGTTGTTTGAATTAACCGATCTTCTTGCCATTTCTATTGCAGCCGACATTGTATCAATGACCGGCGAAAACAGGGTTCTGGCCAAAATGGGATTAAAAATTCTCAGAAAGACCAGGAATCTGGGATTGAGATTACTGATTCCCGAAGATAAGCTTTCTCACTTTGAAATTTCGAATATCGTTTTTGAAATCGCCCCGAAGATCAATGCTGCAGGAAGAATTTCCCACGGTAAAGCAGCTGTTGAACTTATGGTTTCCGATAACCTGAAGCATGCTCATCAGATTGTAAACGATATTATGAATCTAAATGATGAAAGGCGTGAACTGGATATGAATTCTACGCTTTCCGCATTGAATCAGATCATTGAGTCACAGCAGGAGACCAAATATTCTACCATCGTTTATCATCCGGAATGGAATAAAGGTGTGATCGGAATTGTGGCTTCCAGGTTAATCGAAACGTATTATAAACCTACTTTGGTCTTCACAGACGGAAATAATGGGGAAATGGTTGCTTCGGCAAGATCCGTTTCAGATTTTGACGTTCATGAGGCTCTTGATTTATGTTCTGAGTATTTTCTGAAATTCGGAGGACATCACGCAGCAGCCGGACTTTCTATGGAAAAGGATAAATTTGAAGCGTTTAAGGAAAAATTTGAGAGAATTGTTTCTGAAAAACTTAAGGAGCATCAAAAAGAACCTTCCATTACGATCGATTCGGAGATTCAGGCGGACGATATCAATAGGGAGTTTATTAATTTCCACAGAAAACTGGCCCCTTTCGGACCTCACAATATGAAACCTATTCTGGCTCTGACGAATCAGAAGCTTTCGGGCTATATCAAAACGATGGGGAAAGACAATAATCATCTTAAATTTTATATCCGCCAGGAGGCTACCGGGAGAAATATTGAGTGTGTAGGTTTTAAACTGGGACAGTTTGCAGAAGATTTTAAGAATAAAAATTTTGATCTTGTTTTTACGCTTGAAGAGAATCACTGGAAAGGAAATGTGACGCATTACCTCAATATTAAAGATGTCAAATTCAGAGATTAA
- a CDS encoding DUF3817 domain-containing protein, producing MNFIEQFFSRYPQEKLIKWFKQICLAEALSCMLLYGVAMIWIRYDENLYSIIFISVIGSLHGLFFTLYLLLCLPARKIYKWDDEDFVFALLSAFFPFATIWVDKKLARFDRE from the coding sequence ATGAATTTCATCGAACAATTTTTCTCCAGATATCCACAGGAAAAACTTATTAAATGGTTTAAGCAGATCTGTCTTGCGGAAGCACTTTCGTGCATGCTTTTATACGGAGTTGCCATGATCTGGATCCGATATGATGAAAATCTGTATTCGATCATATTTATCAGCGTGATCGGAAGTCTGCACGGTCTTTTTTTCACCCTTTATCTTTTGCTATGCCTTCCGGCCCGAAAAATCTATAAGTGGGATGATGAAGATTTTGTTTTCGCACTATTGTCTGCTTTTTTTCCTTTTGCGACGATCTGGGTCGATAAGAAACTGGCCCGTTTCGACAGAGAATAA
- a CDS encoding YebC/PmpR family DNA-binding transcriptional regulator, which yields MGRAFEYRKASKMARWDKMAKTFSKIGKDIALAVKAGGTDPEANPALRRCIQNAKGANMPKDNVERAIKKAGGADAENYEEITYEGYGQGGVAFFVECTTNNPTRTVANVRAIFNKFDGNLGKNGELAFIFDRKGIFTIDLAQIKMDWDDFEMEMIDGGAEDVEKDEEEVMITTAFEDFGSLSHKLDELKIEAKSAELQRIPNNSKEVNADQFKANMKMLERFEDDDDVQNVYHNMEITEELMNSL from the coding sequence ATGGGAAGAGCATTTGAATATAGAAAAGCTTCTAAAATGGCCAGATGGGATAAAATGGCTAAAACCTTTTCTAAGATAGGTAAAGACATTGCCCTCGCTGTAAAAGCGGGTGGTACAGACCCGGAAGCAAATCCGGCTCTGAGAAGATGCATCCAGAATGCTAAGGGTGCCAATATGCCGAAAGATAACGTAGAAAGAGCGATCAAGAAGGCGGGTGGTGCTGATGCGGAAAATTATGAAGAGATTACCTATGAAGGTTACGGCCAGGGAGGTGTCGCATTTTTTGTGGAATGTACGACAAACAACCCAACGCGTACCGTTGCCAATGTAAGAGCGATCTTTAATAAGTTTGACGGAAACCTCGGGAAAAACGGTGAACTGGCTTTTATCTTCGACAGAAAAGGAATCTTTACCATCGATTTAGCACAAATTAAAATGGACTGGGACGACTTTGAAATGGAAATGATAGACGGAGGCGCAGAAGATGTAGAAAAAGATGAAGAGGAAGTAATGATTACAACGGCTTTTGAAGATTTCGGATCCCTGTCCCATAAGTTAGATGAGCTTAAAATCGAAGCGAAAAGTGCAGAACTTCAGAGAATTCCTAATAATTCAAAAGAGGTAAATGCAGATCAGTTTAAAGCAAATATGAAAATGCTTGAGCGTTTCGAAGATGATGATGATGTTCAGAATGTCTACCATAATATGGAAATCACGGAAGAGCTGATGAACTCTTTATAA
- the nadD gene encoding nicotinate (nicotinamide) nucleotide adenylyltransferase: protein MKKTGLFFGSFNPIHIGHLILANYILENSDMEELWFVVSPQNPFKDKKSLLKDHNRLDMVQLAVKNYPQMRASNAEFALPQPSYTIDTLTYLHEKYPDYSFSLIMGEDNLEGLHRWKNSDTLIKNHHIIVYPRIFEGKKTDSEYLQHDHISLVKAPVIELSATEIRNMIKEGKNVRPMLPPEVFEYLDGSSFYK, encoded by the coding sequence ATGAAAAAAACAGGTTTGTTTTTCGGTTCTTTTAATCCTATTCATATCGGACATCTGATTCTTGCAAATTATATTCTTGAAAATTCTGATATGGAAGAGTTATGGTTTGTGGTAAGTCCTCAAAATCCTTTTAAGGACAAGAAATCTTTACTCAAAGATCATAACAGACTGGATATGGTGCAGCTTGCTGTGAAAAACTATCCGCAGATGCGTGCTTCTAATGCAGAATTCGCACTTCCTCAACCCAGTTATACTATTGATACCCTTACCTATCTTCATGAGAAGTACCCGGACTATTCTTTCAGTTTAATCATGGGGGAAGACAATCTTGAAGGACTTCACAGGTGGAAGAATTCTGATACCTTAATTAAAAACCATCATATTATCGTATATCCGAGAATTTTTGAAGGTAAAAAAACGGATTCCGAGTATCTGCAGCATGATCATATTTCATTGGTTAAAGCTCCGGTGATCGAGCTTTCTGCGACGGAAATCCGGAACATGATCAAAGAGGGTAAAAATGTAAGACCGATGCTCCCGCCTGAGGTATTTGAATATTTGGACGGAAGCAGCTTTTATAAGTAA
- the smpB gene encoding SsrA-binding protein SmpB, with the protein MKIEKTVNIFNRRARFEYEIIEETEAGMVLTGTEIKSLRSSKASITEAFCQFIDGELYIINMMIDEYKLGTFYNHKTKRERKLLLHKKELQKLEKKLKDAGNTIIPLKLYINDRGKAKVLIALGRGKKLFDKRESIKDRESKRNLDRILKKS; encoded by the coding sequence ATGAAGATTGAAAAAACAGTTAATATATTTAACAGGAGAGCCAGATTCGAATACGAAATTATCGAAGAGACAGAGGCTGGTATGGTTCTTACCGGTACAGAAATAAAATCTTTACGCTCTTCGAAAGCATCTATTACGGAAGCTTTCTGTCAGTTTATTGATGGGGAACTATACATTATTAATATGATGATCGACGAATATAAATTGGGGACATTTTATAATCATAAAACAAAAAGGGAACGGAAATTGCTGTTGCACAAAAAAGAGTTGCAGAAACTTGAAAAGAAATTAAAAGATGCCGGTAATACGATTATACCCTTAAAATTATATATCAATGACAGGGGCAAAGCTAAAGTGTTAATCGCCCTGGGAAGGGGAAAAAAGCTTTTCGATAAAAGGGAGAGCATCAAAGATAGGGAAAGCAAACGTAACCTGGACAGAATATTAAAGAAAAGTTAA
- a CDS encoding TonB-dependent receptor domain-containing protein, whose amino-acid sequence MKTPILIAALFFSGLTFAQEKKSDSVKTQNIEGVTLTKQIFKKQSDRFVYDVAASPVTKGNTTFDILKQTPLLSSTDDKTLKIAGKNNALIYINGRKSNMDAESLVQFLKNTPAENIQKIEVITVPGSEFQVESSDGIINIVLKKKMSDGTSGNMRMSNSQNKFNSSNASFSVNYRKDKLGISANLSGGENIQPQSYVLKNGTDLVKNESVGDIDDPNKNLGGYLNIDYQLNDKSNLALSWNSWANKSYDSTINLFNTLTEYNTDGSLKSTTYTKTQNKEDARNYNNSVNLNYEIKLDSLGSKLNANAAYLNYRRFQYSDNRTLVPGMSNDYSTIGKQIIQNIPQVINNFSGTLDYIQKFKNDFTVSVGGNYNKTKTDNDTKNDTTVFTDKDQNLLPTPVNSEAPNHFVYDENIYGAYVTLEKKFSDKFSGKAGARYEITNSLGTSDNSSPDYSRIERNYNNLLPYLSLNYAINDKNNLSYSFSSRMRRPSFWELNPVRNYISEYNYTQNNPFVKAFSTYNQELTYMYKNSYFLILNHSYVKDQITQVPLQGYVKSLDGKISEQNMLRYIRTNFGDKQEMSAMLGIQKTLFKQYLTLNFNAGIQHNINNGTLAVDPTTGDTFVDIDGKELVYTNKVKSTSVVITSNNTLRLDKKKTWFLGVNFFYVDKQQIELGMLKDLMSLDLSIKKNWNDWTFAVNVNDVLRTNVVEIEDYQDNGNYNYIKNDMYRRNLTVSITYNFGNQKVKKVRDIDAASDAIKNRTR is encoded by the coding sequence ATGAAAACGCCTATTCTCATCGCAGCTCTATTTTTCAGCGGACTGACTTTCGCTCAGGAAAAAAAATCCGACTCTGTAAAAACACAGAATATTGAGGGAGTTACTTTAACCAAACAGATTTTCAAAAAACAAAGTGACCGTTTTGTGTATGATGTTGCGGCTTCACCGGTGACCAAAGGAAATACAACGTTCGATATTTTAAAACAGACCCCACTGCTGTCTTCTACAGATGATAAAACATTAAAAATTGCCGGGAAGAACAATGCTCTGATTTATATTAATGGCAGAAAAAGCAATATGGATGCAGAGTCTCTGGTTCAGTTCCTGAAAAATACACCTGCCGAAAATATCCAGAAAATTGAGGTGATCACGGTTCCAGGCAGTGAATTCCAGGTGGAGTCTTCAGACGGCATCATCAATATTGTACTGAAGAAAAAAATGAGCGACGGCACAAGCGGAAATATGAGAATGTCTAACAGCCAGAATAAATTCAACTCCAGCAATGCCAGCTTCTCCGTAAATTACAGAAAAGATAAATTAGGAATCAGTGCCAATCTCAGCGGTGGTGAAAACATACAGCCTCAGAGTTATGTTCTGAAAAACGGGACAGATCTGGTAAAGAATGAATCTGTAGGAGACATTGATGATCCTAATAAAAATCTCGGAGGCTATTTAAATATTGATTATCAATTAAATGACAAAAGTAATTTAGCTTTATCCTGGAATTCGTGGGCTAATAAAAGTTATGATTCAACAATTAATTTATTTAATACTCTGACAGAATATAACACAGACGGAAGCTTGAAAAGCACAACGTACACAAAAACTCAAAATAAAGAAGATGCCCGAAATTACAATAACTCCGTTAATTTAAACTATGAAATAAAACTCGACTCTTTAGGAAGTAAACTGAATGCGAATGCAGCTTATCTGAATTACAGAAGATTTCAGTATTCTGATAACAGAACTTTAGTACCCGGAATGTCTAATGATTATTCCACCATTGGAAAACAGATCATTCAGAATATTCCTCAGGTGATCAATAATTTTTCAGGAACGTTAGATTACATCCAGAAATTTAAAAATGATTTCACCGTTTCTGTCGGTGGTAATTATAATAAAACCAAAACAGATAACGACACTAAAAACGATACAACTGTTTTTACAGATAAGGACCAGAATCTTCTGCCAACTCCTGTAAATTCTGAAGCACCCAATCATTTTGTTTACGATGAAAATATTTACGGTGCTTATGTTACGCTTGAAAAGAAATTTTCAGATAAATTTTCAGGAAAAGCAGGAGCACGATATGAAATCACCAATAGCCTGGGAACGTCCGACAATTCTTCTCCTGATTATAGCAGAATTGAAAGAAATTACAATAATCTGCTTCCCTATTTAAGCTTAAACTATGCGATCAATGACAAAAACAACCTTTCCTATTCATTCTCAAGCAGAATGAGAAGACCGAGCTTCTGGGAACTTAACCCGGTGAGAAACTATATTTCAGAATATAACTACACTCAAAATAATCCTTTTGTAAAAGCATTCTCTACGTATAATCAGGAATTAACCTATATGTACAAGAACTCCTACTTTCTTATTTTGAATCACTCGTATGTAAAAGACCAGATCACTCAGGTTCCGTTGCAAGGGTATGTGAAATCTCTGGATGGTAAGATCAGTGAGCAAAATATGCTGAGGTACATCAGAACGAATTTCGGAGATAAACAAGAGATGTCTGCCATGCTGGGAATTCAGAAAACATTATTCAAACAATATTTGACCCTTAATTTCAACGCCGGAATCCAACATAATATTAACAACGGAACGCTGGCTGTAGATCCTACAACAGGAGATACTTTTGTGGATATCGACGGAAAAGAGCTCGTATACACCAACAAAGTAAAATCTACCAGCGTAGTTATTACCAGCAATAATACGTTACGTCTGGATAAAAAGAAAACATGGTTTCTGGGGGTAAATTTTTTCTATGTAGACAAGCAACAGATCGAATTGGGAATGCTGAAAGACCTGATGAGCCTCGACCTGAGCATCAAGAAAAACTGGAACGACTGGACATTTGCCGTTAATGTAAATGATGTTTTAAGAACCAATGTGGTAGAAATTGAAGACTACCAGGATAACGGAAACTACAATTATATCAAGAACGATATGTACAGAAGAAACCTTACGGTAAGTATTACGTACAATTTCGGGAATCAGAAAGTGAAAAAAGTCAGAGATATCGACGCGGCATCAGATGCCATCAAAAACAGAACAAGGTAA
- a CDS encoding ABC-F family ATP-binding cassette domain-containing protein, with the protein MLTVSNLSLQFGKRVLFDEVNIMFTKGNCYGIIGANGAGKSTFLKILTGKQDPTTGHVSLEPGKRMSVLEQDHFAYDQFTVLEAVLRGNKKLFEIKEEMDALYAKEDFSDEDGIKAGELGVIYDEMGGWTAEPDAQTMLSNVGIKDDMHWQMMSELENKDKVKVLLAQALFGNPDVLILDEPTNDLDIDTISWLEDFLADYENTVIVVSHDRHFLDTVCTHIGDLDYAKLNLYTGNYSFWYQASQLATRQRAQANKKAEEKKKELQDFIARFSSNVAKAKQATARKKMIDKLNIDDIKPSSRRYPAIIFEMEREAGDQILDVKGLEKTKDGELLFSNIDLNLKKGDKVAVLSKNSLAITEFFEILAGNVQADKGTVAWGVTTNQSHMPLDNTNFFQEDLSLVDWLRQFTKNDEERHEEFVRGFLGRMLFSGDEALKSCKVLSGGEKMRCMFSRMMLQKANVLLLDEPTNHLDLESITTLNNSLSNFKGNLLLASHDHEMLSTVCNRIIELTPTGIIDREMTYDDYLADKKVKELREKMYS; encoded by the coding sequence ATGTTAACAGTATCTAACTTATCTTTACAATTCGGGAAAAGAGTTCTTTTTGACGAGGTAAATATTATGTTTACCAAAGGAAACTGCTACGGTATCATCGGAGCAAATGGTGCAGGAAAGTCTACATTCCTTAAAATATTAACAGGAAAACAGGACCCGACTACAGGACACGTATCTTTGGAACCTGGAAAAAGAATGTCAGTTCTTGAGCAGGACCATTTTGCTTACGATCAATTTACTGTTTTGGAGGCTGTTTTAAGAGGTAATAAAAAATTATTCGAGATAAAAGAGGAAATGGATGCGTTGTACGCAAAAGAAGATTTCTCTGATGAGGATGGTATTAAAGCTGGTGAATTAGGCGTTATCTATGACGAAATGGGAGGCTGGACTGCAGAACCGGATGCACAGACGATGCTTTCAAACGTCGGGATTAAAGATGATATGCACTGGCAGATGATGAGTGAGCTTGAGAATAAAGATAAAGTAAAGGTTCTTTTGGCTCAGGCGCTTTTCGGAAATCCTGATGTTCTGATCCTGGATGAACCTACCAATGACCTTGATATCGATACGATTTCATGGTTAGAAGATTTCCTGGCTGATTACGAAAACACCGTTATCGTGGTTTCTCACGACCGTCACTTCCTGGATACGGTTTGTACCCATATCGGAGATTTGGATTATGCTAAACTTAACCTCTATACAGGGAACTACTCTTTCTGGTACCAGGCTTCACAGCTGGCGACAAGACAAAGAGCCCAGGCTAATAAAAAAGCAGAAGAAAAGAAAAAGGAGCTTCAGGATTTTATCGCCAGATTCAGTTCTAACGTTGCAAAGGCAAAACAGGCGACTGCGAGAAAAAAAATGATCGATAAATTAAACATCGATGATATCAAGCCGTCTTCGAGAAGATATCCTGCCATTATTTTTGAAATGGAAAGGGAAGCGGGAGACCAGATTCTGGATGTGAAAGGTCTTGAAAAAACAAAAGACGGAGAATTACTATTCTCAAACATCGATCTAAACCTTAAGAAAGGCGATAAAGTTGCTGTTTTGTCTAAAAACTCATTAGCGATTACAGAATTTTTCGAAATCTTAGCCGGAAACGTTCAGGCAGATAAAGGAACCGTTGCATGGGGAGTTACGACCAACCAGTCCCACATGCCTCTTGACAACACCAATTTCTTCCAGGAAGACCTGAGCTTAGTAGACTGGCTGAGACAGTTTACCAAAAATGATGAAGAACGTCATGAAGAATTCGTAAGAGGATTCTTAGGAAGAATGCTTTTCTCGGGAGATGAAGCGTTGAAATCCTGTAAAGTACTTTCAGGAGGTGAAAAAATGAGATGTATGTTCAGCAGAATGATGCTTCAGAAAGCCAATGTTCTTTTACTGGATGAGCCTACCAACCACTTAGACCTTGAAAGTATCACGACCTTGAACAACTCTTTGTCCAACTTCAAAGGAAATCTGTTACTGGCTTCTCATGACCACGAGATGCTTTCTACCGTGTGTAACAGAATCATCGAATTGACACCGACAGGAATCATCGACAGAGAAATGACTTACGATGATTATCTTGCAGATAAAAAAGTGAAAGAATTGAGAGAAAAAATGTATTCTTAA
- a CDS encoding M48 family metallopeptidase has translation MKKITMCLMIIGAVHAANAQKINLGKAAGIVSNGAKALTFTNADAITLSKESVEWMDNNNKVAGPKDPYTIRLNKLFGKHKSQDGLNLNYKVYLVKDINAFACADGSVRVFSSLMDIMTDDELLAVIGHEIGHVKNQDTKDAMKSAYLKAAALDAASSASSTVATLNDSQVGKMANAFLDASHSKKQESQADTYSYDFMKANKYNVVGAYTAFKKLALLSEGSVQTGFQKMFNSHPDSEKRAQAIKKRAEKDGLWKDPGTVTIPKTKLTK, from the coding sequence ATGAAAAAAATCACCATGTGCCTGATGATTATCGGGGCAGTACATGCTGCGAATGCACAGAAAATAAATCTGGGTAAAGCCGCAGGAATAGTTTCAAATGGAGCTAAAGCCTTAACTTTTACCAACGCAGATGCCATCACTTTATCTAAAGAATCCGTAGAATGGATGGATAACAACAATAAAGTGGCCGGTCCCAAAGATCCGTATACAATCAGACTCAATAAACTTTTCGGAAAACACAAAAGCCAGGACGGGCTGAATCTTAACTATAAGGTGTATCTGGTAAAAGATATCAATGCATTTGCCTGTGCTGATGGAAGTGTAAGGGTTTTTTCATCATTAATGGATATCATGACCGATGATGAATTGTTAGCCGTTATCGGTCATGAAATCGGTCACGTTAAAAACCAGGATACCAAGGATGCTATGAAATCGGCTTATCTGAAGGCTGCTGCACTGGATGCTGCCTCTTCAGCGTCGAGTACCGTCGCTACCCTGAACGACAGCCAGGTCGGAAAGATGGCCAATGCTTTCCTGGATGCCTCTCACAGTAAAAAGCAGGAATCTCAGGCCGACACGTACTCATATGACTTTATGAAAGCGAATAAGTATAATGTAGTAGGGGCCTATACAGCTTTCAAAAAACTGGCGCTCCTTTCCGAAGGAAGTGTACAGACGGGCTTTCAGAAGATGTTCAATTCTCATCCTGATAGCGAAAAACGAGCTCAGGCCATTAAAAAAAGAGCAGAGAAAGACGGTTTATGGAAGGATCCTGGAACAGTCACTATACCGAAAACGAAACTTACAAAATAA